The Cellulosimicrobium cellulans genome contains the following window.
TTGCTCCACCCGCTGCGCGGCGTGCGGTGCACCCCCACGGGGGAGCCCTGCTGCGCGGGCGCGTCGAACTCGTCGGGCGCGTAGGGGTAGCGGCTCTTCGTCACGGCGACAGGGTAGCCCGGTCAGGCCCGTTGGATAAACGCCCAGTTCGCCCGGACTTCACGGGCGAGGGCGGCCAGCACGTCAGAGACCTTCGAGCCGGCGGGCCGTGCGAGCCCGCTGCCTGGTCGAACGCATCCGGCGCAGCCGCTTGACGAGCATGGGGTCGTGCGCGAGCGCCGCCGGGGAGTCGATGAGCGCGTTGAGCACCTGGTAGTAGCGCGTCGCGGTCATGTCGAACAGCTCGCGCACCGCCTGCTCCTTGGCGCCCGAGTACTTCCACCACTGCCGCTCGAACGCCAGGATCTCCTGGTCCCGCTCGCTCAGGCCCGACGACGGGTCCTCCTGGACGGTCGGGTCGCCGACCGCGTCGGGTCCGTCGAGCACGTACGCCGCCTCGCTCATCGTTCCCTCCCTGCACTCTCTCGTCACCAGACCTGCGCACC
Protein-coding sequences here:
- a CDS encoding DUF3263 domain-containing protein, whose product is MSEAAYVLDGPDAVGDPTVQEDPSSGLSERDQEILAFERQWWKYSGAKEQAVRELFDMTATRYYQVLNALIDSPAALAHDPMLVKRLRRMRSTRQRARTARRLEGL